AGAAAACCCGCTATGCCCGCTGCCAGAATCAGCAACCAAGCTGTCGCTTCTGAACCGGCATGGTTAAGCACCAGCACCAAGGCTGCGCCACACAGCACGGTAATTCCCTGAAGACTGGCAATCCCGTCGATACCGTCCATGAAATTGTAGAGATTCAATAACCAAACCAGACCAATCACCATCAATGCATCGAGCCACCACCCCTCCAAGATCAATCCCGGCCAGAGATCAATGGCAGGCATCTGCAACAATGTCACGGCAACTACAGCCGCAATCAAATGAACAATAAAACGAACCATGGCGGAGACGTGGCGATGATCATCGATATACCCGATCGCTACAACCAGGCCACCACCCAAGAGAAGGGTAAGGTGTAGATTGCGGTCAAGATCGTCAATGCTGAAAGAGAAGATCATTGCCCCGGCCAGTAGCGCCAGATAGACCAGAACAAAGGCGATCCCACCCCCGCGAGGCGTCTCAACCAGATGGGAACTGCGATTATTGGGCCGGTCCATCAAACCACGTTGCAATGCATAGGAACGTGCCAGCCCCGTCAATCCCAGGGACAACGAAAAACTCAGTGCCATCATCCAAAAAGAATGCAACCACTCAGCCATTATCAAAACTCACCATTTCCGATAGCGCCCGATCCATCTCCATCACGGGCGCCCAACCCAGCCGCTCCCTGTTCTTCGACAGGTCCACTTGAAGGTCTTCAGTCAACCTCGCAATCATTGAGGAGCGCCCTGTCAGCCATCCACCGAGACGAAGCAGCGTCAATGGCACAGGGTACAACCTGGCCCTGCAATCCATAGCATGCGCCAGTTTGCGGATCAGGTCGGGTGTCGACAGACCCTCCCCGTCAGCTGCCAGGAATATCTCACCCGCCGCATTCGGATGATCGACACAGCAATGCAGGAAATCGAGCAGATTCTGGATACTCAAGAAACTGCGACGGTTTGAAATCCCCCCCAGAGGCAGAGGCACGTCCCGCCTGATCAGGCTCATCAAACGCTCAAAATTCCCCTTTACTCCGGCGCCGTATACAAGGACTGGCCGCACGATGACCAGTTCCAGCTCCGTCTGCGCCGCAACCCGGATCAACGCCTGTTCCGCTTCCCATTTAGAAATACCATAAGCATCTTCCGGTCTGGGCTCATCATCCGCCCTATAGGGTTCTCCATGGGTCCTTTCACCGTTCACTTTCACGCTACTCAGATAGATCATGCGTTTAACACCGGCTTCAGCGGCTTGACGGGCGAGCGCAGCAGAGCCTGCCACATTGACTCGACGAAACGCAGCCAGGGGATCGGATTCGGACTCCCGCATCACATGCACCCGGGCAGCCAGATGAACGATGGTATCCATGCCATCCAAGGCAGTGCTCCAGTCAGTGGAGCCGTCTATATCTCCAACCGCGACATGCTCACACAACTGCCAGTGTGGCGACTTTTGGCGAAGCACGGCCCTTACACCATACCCGCTGGAGAGCATATAACGGCAAAGGTGTTCACCGACGAATCCGTTTGCTCCCGTAACCAGAATAGTGTTCACGGTTCCAGTGCCCGCTGATAGATATTCAAATGGCGCTCAATGACTTGATGAATGGAGAACTCCGCTTCCGCCATCGCTCTGCCCTTCTGCCCCATGGATTGGCGTAGTGCTGGATTTGTAATCAAACGCCTCAGCGCATCTGCCAAGGGTCTGCTTTCTCTGGCCGGCACCAACAGCCCGTTCTCCCCTTCAATGACAATCTCGCGACAACCCGGAACATCGGTGGCGACGATCGCTCTCCCTGTGGCGGCGGCCTCCAACAGCACTTTTGGCAATCCCTCCCGGTAGGAGGGTAAACAGACGATATGAGCATCACTGTAGATTTCAGGCATATCCTGGCGGTTACCCCACCACTCAACATTACCTTCTCTGGCCCACTCCGCCAGGCGAGCGGCAGGCACAGACTCCGGATTATTTGGATCAATGCCTCCCACCAGGGCAAAGCGGGCCTTGATTCCCATTCGGTGTAACTGCTGGGCTGCCTCAACAAATTCACCGACCCCCTTATCCCACAACATGCGACCCGGGAGCACAACCAGTGGCAGATCATCACTCTCCGTCGACATGACAAAATTGTCCACATCAACACCTGAGCCCCGAATCAATTCAATCTTATCCTGACTCAGACACTCTTTTTCCAGCAAGTAATCATAATCATCCCGGTTCTGCACAATGACCCAGAGTCGTTTGCGGGAAAACAGCCAACGATAGCTGGTCAGTACCGCAGAACGCGCCATGGCGCTGAACCAACCTCGCGCCAGAAAAACAAAACCCAGACCGGATATTGCATTGACTACAGCAGATACTTTAGCCACACGCGCAGCCAATGTACCGTACAGAACCGGTTTTATGGTCACATGATGGACGATTAACGGCTGCAACTCCCGATAAAGTCTGTACAGATTCCATATCGTCCGCAGCTCAGCCAAAGGATTCGCACCACTTCGGCTAAGTGAAACCTGCCTATAGCTTAAACCCTCTGCTTTGATCTGCTCCACACCGTCACCGGGGGGTGTGGCGACACACACATCATACCCCTGTTTCTTTGCCGCCAGTGCCAGGGGCAATCGATGAGAGAGAAAAAAACCGGCATCATTGACAACAAACAGAATCAATCGATTGTTAGGCAGGGCACGAAACATGGAGTGTGTCACCAAAATAGAGAAATTGGGTTCTCCCCAAATAGATCAGAACTGACCCTGCATTATAACCGGATTGCAGCGGATGCCGCATGGATGCGATCGTCATCTCACAGCAACACATGAACGACTGATCATACGGGCGGTTGTACGCCACACAGCAATATTTAATTAACATAACGATAGGGTGAAAAGGCTATGGCAGACAACAACAGGGTTAGCATTCACGTCTGACACCCAAGCCTCTCAGGAGCCACAAACGCTCCTTTTGCTCCAAAACATGACGCCACACCAGGTAGATAAAACCTGTCAGTACGATACCGACAAACAGGAACTTCTCCAGCAGATCCTGAAACTGGGTGGCGACAACAAAAAGCGTGACCGCCATAAGCACCGACAATCCAAATCGCATGGCTGATGCCCGACACTCGGGTACCAGCGTCAAAGACATCATATACAGTGCAAGCGCATCCAGCCATGCTCTCAGCGTCCAAATCAGTGCAGCGCCCAAAATGCCGTAGTGGGACAAGGCCCACCACAGACCAGCCAGATAGATCGGCAACTCCAAAAGATGCAGCTTGGCAGACCAATCGGGGTGACCCGCCGACTGCACCAGAGAAAAAGGCACCAGAGAGAGCCCATAGAAGAGAACCCCGACAGCCAGCCACTGCATCACCTGGTAACCATTGTCAGCAAATTCCTCGCCCACCCACAATTTCAAGCCATCGAATGAGAATACCGAAATCACCAGCAGCAGAGGAAACAGGGCGATAAAGATGTAACTGAGCCCTTTGTTGAACAGTTCAGCTGAGTATTTTCGATCCTGGCCCTGTTCTATAGCCAGTGTAGTCGATTGGGCAGGCAGCAAAACGGCGACAAAGGCGGTTGGTATAACCATCAATCGAAATACGATTTCATAGGGTGTCGTATAAAAGGCCACTGCGGTCACTGACAACACCGCGCCGATCACAAAACGGTCCATGGATACCATTAACGGCACGACAATGTTGCTCACCGTCATCCACCCGCCAAAACCGAAAAGCGGACGTAATTGACCGGGGTCGATTCGATAGTGTTGGCGTACCTCAGGCACGATTCGAAACATCAACATGAAGTGAGCCAGGACAGCGATGAATCTGCCAGCAACCAGTACAGCAACAATGGGATAAAGACTGGTGGAGAATGGCAATACTGCAACCGGACCGACAAAGGTAAATATACCCATAGGTATGCGTATGGCTGTTAATAACTTAAATTGCTGATAGGCTGCAATCACACCTCGCAGGCCAACTGTGATAATAACGAATGGAATCGACACGGAGAGGAGATAGAAGGCCTTCAACGTCTCCTGTTGCAATTCGGACGGAACCTTCAACACCGAGCCAACCAACCAGGGTGTGAGCCAGAAGATGACAACAAATCCGATCACGCCAAGGACAGTCATCAGGATCATAGCCGTCCATACCAGGCCGGGTATCTTGTGGTGTTGATGTTCACCTAGGCACTTTGCAACCAATACCGTCAACGCACGCCCAAGGCCAAAATCAAACAGACTGAAGTAACCGACGAACATCCAACTGATTGCCAACAGCCCAAAACGGTCTTTGCCAATGCCGTCAATCAGGATTGGTATGGTGATGATGGCGACAAGGAAAGGGACAATGATACTCAGCAAATTCCAGACGACGTTCTTGGCCAGTCGGCCACCACGTGTCAGTTCATTATCTTCGGCGCTCATGATCAGCTACGATTCCGGACAGAGAGTCATGTATCCAAGCACTCCAAAATTTCAAATCGTTACGAGGCCTAAACATAACGATGCCTGCAGACCACAAAACTCCGAAAGAGTGGTGTTCTAGGGCCTCTTAAGCCCAGCGCCAACCGTGCTTGTGATAAAAAACAAACGCCGACTTGGCAAACATGAGAATATGCTTGATTCCCTTTTTTGAAGCGTTGCCTCCACCATGGACAATACGCACATCCGGAACATAGGCGATGGTGGAACGTTTGCCTATCCTGATCGACAGGTCGAAATCTTCAAAGTAAACAAAGAAATCCGGCGAAAAGCCTTTTACATTCACCAACACATTGTGTCGTACAAACATAAAACAGCCACTGGCCATAACTTCCTTACTGAGCGTACGTCCCTTTAAATCGTATCGCATCTCATATTCCTGCAGACGCTCCGCAAAATATCGCTTCACGAACCTTGGTGCAAAACCACGCAAAAACAGATCGAGAACCGCGGGATAGCGCTTGCAAAGATACTGCTTGTAACCTTCCGGGTCTTCAGAATAGGGGGATAACAAACCGATGTTGGGATTGTGGTGCATATATTTGATCGCCTTCAGAAAGGCATCTTCGAGCACTTCCACATCGGGATTGATAACCAGATGATAGTCGCTCTGTTCATTCAGGATTACCAGGTTATGGGCGGCGCCATATCCAATATTACCGCCCGTCCCAAGCACCATCCACTCATGTACGCCATTTTCGAATACCTGTGATGCCAGGTGCTTAACCTGGTTCAGAATCCCACCATTGTCGACAACCACAACCTTGGCCTTGAGATCCTGCAACTCCTCGGCGGCATAGTCAAGGGACCTGACTATGCTCACAAGCGTCTCCCTTAGAGTAGGCAGGCCGCTATCATAGTAGACAATGGATATTACGAGTTTCATGACAATTCCAAGTCACATCAAGCACAAACCGGAAGGAGGAAAAAACTACTGCTTTTTAGTAGTCTTTTGGCCACTACTTTCCGCTGCCTTCCGTTTGATCTCCTGAATCTTGGCCAACTGAGCACGGTAAGTATCGACCAGACGATCAACACCACTCGGCTTCAGATATCCCTGATTGCCCGCAGCCACATAGGTACTATAGGTTGCAGATGCCGACATCAAAGCTGCATTGACCAACGGCAGAGGTTTACCCTCACTTTTGATTTCGTTGGCCAAGGCAATGAAACGTTCGGCCACCGCTGTAAATTCAGCAAATTCTGTTTCTTGATCAGACATCGTCATCCTCGTCGTTTACACCCTTCCAATTCAGTGAAAAATCCTCTGCGATACGCGTCAAGTTCGGATTGTAGGCTGGATCACGCTGCAACAGAGGTCCATATTTTTCTAGCATATACTCGGCTTCACCACTGAAACGCTGTTGTTTTTCCGGTGTGTCCTCCGCACCACGGGAGGCCGATTCGTGATGATAAAGCTCCGCATAGGGCGTCCAAAGATTGTAATATCCAGCTTGATAAATCCGAATACAGAGATCCACATCATTGAAGGCAACCGCGAGATGTTCACT
This sequence is a window from Candidatus Thiodiazotropha sp. LNASS1. Protein-coding genes within it:
- a CDS encoding glycosyltransferase family 4 protein, yielding MAEWLHSFWMMALSFSLSLGLTGLARSYALQRGLMDRPNNRSSHLVETPRGGGIAFVLVYLALLAGAMIFSFSIDDLDRNLHLTLLLGGGLVVAIGYIDDHRHVSAMVRFIVHLIAAVVAVTLLQMPAIDLWPGLILEGWWLDALMVIGLVWLLNLYNFMDGIDGIASLQGITVLCGAALVLVLNHAGSEATAWLLILAAGIAGFLVWNWPPAKIFMGDAGSGFIGYALGVFALYTANAYPISLWSWLILLGLFVVDATWTLGVRMANGEKWYRPHAKHAYQHLARQRQSLSINQGLSAEHSRSLAHRWVILQGLLINLFWLLPLAWLAAVFPGYGLLLTLIAFVPLVILVRSLGAGFG
- a CDS encoding NAD-dependent epimerase/dehydratase family protein is translated as MNTILVTGANGFVGEHLCRYMLSSGYGVRAVLRQKSPHWQLCEHVAVGDIDGSTDWSTALDGMDTIVHLAARVHVMRESESDPLAAFRRVNVAGSAALARQAAEAGVKRMIYLSSVKVNGERTHGEPYRADDEPRPEDAYGISKWEAEQALIRVAAQTELELVIVRPVLVYGAGVKGNFERLMSLIRRDVPLPLGGISNRRSFLSIQNLLDFLHCCVDHPNAAGEIFLAADGEGLSTPDLIRKLAHAMDCRARLYPVPLTLLRLGGWLTGRSSMIARLTEDLQVDLSKNRERLGWAPVMEMDRALSEMVSFDNG
- a CDS encoding glycosyltransferase family 4 protein, which encodes MFRALPNNRLILFVVNDAGFFLSHRLPLALAAKKQGYDVCVATPPGDGVEQIKAEGLSYRQVSLSRSGANPLAELRTIWNLYRLYRELQPLIVHHVTIKPVLYGTLAARVAKVSAVVNAISGLGFVFLARGWFSAMARSAVLTSYRWLFSRKRLWVIVQNRDDYDYLLEKECLSQDKIELIRGSGVDVDNFVMSTESDDLPLVVLPGRMLWDKGVGEFVEAAQQLHRMGIKARFALVGGIDPNNPESVPAARLAEWAREGNVEWWGNRQDMPEIYSDAHIVCLPSYREGLPKVLLEAAATGRAIVATDVPGCREIVIEGENGLLVPARESRPLADALRRLITNPALRQSMGQKGRAMAEAEFSIHQVIERHLNIYQRALEP
- a CDS encoding flippase, whose product is MSAEDNELTRGGRLAKNVVWNLLSIIVPFLVAIITIPILIDGIGKDRFGLLAISWMFVGYFSLFDFGLGRALTVLVAKCLGEHQHHKIPGLVWTAMILMTVLGVIGFVVIFWLTPWLVGSVLKVPSELQQETLKAFYLLSVSIPFVIITVGLRGVIAAYQQFKLLTAIRIPMGIFTFVGPVAVLPFSTSLYPIVAVLVAGRFIAVLAHFMLMFRIVPEVRQHYRIDPGQLRPLFGFGGWMTVSNIVVPLMVSMDRFVIGAVLSVTAVAFYTTPYEIVFRLMVIPTAFVAVLLPAQSTTLAIEQGQDRKYSAELFNKGLSYIFIALFPLLLVISVFSFDGLKLWVGEEFADNGYQVMQWLAVGVLFYGLSLVPFSLVQSAGHPDWSAKLHLLELPIYLAGLWWALSHYGILGAALIWTLRAWLDALALYMMSLTLVPECRASAMRFGLSVLMAVTLFVVATQFQDLLEKFLFVGIVLTGFIYLVWRHVLEQKERLWLLRGLGVRREC
- a CDS encoding glycosyltransferase, which gives rise to MKLVISIVYYDSGLPTLRETLVSIVRSLDYAAEELQDLKAKVVVVDNGGILNQVKHLASQVFENGVHEWMVLGTGGNIGYGAAHNLVILNEQSDYHLVINPDVEVLEDAFLKAIKYMHHNPNIGLLSPYSEDPEGYKQYLCKRYPAVLDLFLRGFAPRFVKRYFAERLQEYEMRYDLKGRTLSKEVMASGCFMFVRHNVLVNVKGFSPDFFVYFEDFDLSIRIGKRSTIAYVPDVRIVHGGGNASKKGIKHILMFAKSAFVFYHKHGWRWA
- a CDS encoding DUF3144 domain-containing protein; the encoded protein is MSDQETEFAEFTAVAERFIALANEIKSEGKPLPLVNAALMSASATYSTYVAAGNQGYLKPSGVDRLVDTYRAQLAKIQEIKRKAAESSGQKTTKKQ